CTAATAATAATGACTAATATTTATTGCCTTTcgttgtaatttttacatctacaaaaaaattgaaacaagttttgGTTGGTTAAATTTCGAATTTGGATTTTAACTACCAATTATGTCAGTGCCAATTactaaatttcaaaaaaaattatcacctACCGGACGGACATGTATATTCGtacataaatgtaacaaaaaactttatatctGTGGGTTTCGACATTGGACATATTGCTGTCTCTGTTTTTCAAAAGTGAATGTGAGGAACGTGTCCGATATAAGTGTCATTATAGTCGAGCCTACaagcaaaaaaattattttggtttCTTTAACGTTTGCTTTAATGTGaaatttagattaatttttatatccccCGGTAGGAAACGTGCTGAAGCTTATCTGATCAACCCTTACTCCACTGTGTGTACAATCACAAAGATGCATGCGCTGGCAACCAAGAAAGATCGCAAATCACATTTTATGACGAAGTGGCCATGTGCGTAGTGTCCGTCAGCGGGTACCAGGCGTGCAGAGCTAGGGCTACTAACTTCTCAAACGTGTAAGTACACGTAAAAAGTTAACAGTAAGTAAAGTTGCGAAGAGTTAAAAAAGAGACATCCTAACCTTATAAGTAACTAGGTAGAAACTAGAATTACATCTCAGCTTCACGCGattgaaataatatacatGAAAGATAGTGTAAGTAACTCGCTCTCatggtgattttttttatccgaaTTAGTTAAtgtcgtaaaaaaataacaaatcatCTTTCTTATCATATCGGTAGAGTCCCTCAACCCtcccttttttaaatattccaagtaattattttgattgtagcCTTGTATATTgtcatattcatatttatctaaACGTGGCAGCCCTGTTGGCACCAATTTGCGCCTCGTAGCAGCTTCTCGTGCGTGCCTACATTTACTCCTCATTGCTTTGTGAGCGAGGCGtatgttttaataagaaaCAGACTTCAGGAAGCGGCAACTAGATTTATTTCAACGATTTCATTTGCAGCCCGCAGCGCGCTACGTAAACATTTCATCGGGGAAAGTTGGAGTGTTGAAGGCTTGACAGTTATCCGTTATATCAAAAGATATAGTGCCATGGACGTAGACACATATTATTATACCTCGATTTCATAAACATGTTATATACCTGTACAGATTTTTAAAtcctattttataattacttgatAACAAGGGAATTTCCTACTTCAACATCAAttcaacaatttttaacaattacttCATGCTGCAATCGCTATTTTCTCGACTGTTGTTACTACAATATTCTATGGTTCGCAGGCATCGATCTACAACTATAAGTGCAATATAGTGTTATATAAAACGTCGCTATAAACGTATATCATCGCCACGTCTACATTCCAATGAACAGGATCCATTACCGGACAACGTAAACATAGGCACTGCCGACGGCGACTTTAAACGCATTTACGGCCATCGAAACGGTCCAAACGCTTTTTGTTCTTTGCCGCACGAAAGGCTAGACAAGTTTAATTGAGATACAGTTCTCAGTATctaaaaacaacttttttaaagatttaaagaaGAAAGTACAGACGAAAGCATTAATGGGTTTGTCTACATAACTATCACTTTTATATAGGTactactataatttttttcaatatactaTTATGATCAAACTAACACAATGGACCTAGGGTGTATATTGTGGGAAGTTTAGTTATGCATAAATTTGTCATCTGAGGTAAgtagtaaaatttacaatgcgaaaatttgaaatagttgtttttatttgtgactatataatatatctatctgtcaattatatgtatttatgtcaATCAAATGAGTCGATTCATCGATGTTTGCCATTTATTATTTGCACGAAGTGgtagacatatttttttccatcGCAAGTATATATTGTACAgatttataagaataaatcaTATTGGACTAGAATTTATGATACAATGAATTATATTTGCTACACTTGAAAGATGCATTGGATTATCGTGCCTTTAGTATTCTGTTGAGCGCTtgatacttaaaaaaacaagaactAATATAATGCctacattaaaagaaatattttcacgGCATCGGccatgaaattttaatttattttgtttacgtttAGATCGATGTTGATCTTAAACTTTATTCTTTCGATGGAAATTGTTAGATTACGTTTTGACTTTGTATTATAACTTGGTAAGagaaacaatacaaaaaaaaattactttttacaaaGCTAAAATATAAGAGGTATTGAGCCAATATTTCTTCTcactataatattagttaatagATTATTTCGTGCTAAGTGATGTGATGGAACTTTCAGAAACATAATCGGTTGGCATACACAGCTTGACAATCTCAAACAAGGGACTAATTACTTGATGTtcgttaatttgtttaaaagtatttaaagaaACTGTGGGGTCTTGCTGGCCATTTTTGGACGTAACCCTTACACAATATGATATAGGTAACTATTTAACCCTCGGGCGGCGgatgtaaacaaaatgtaaatcatGCTCGGCACATCGGCCACATGTGCGTTGGTCGAggttaaaaaacttactagTTGGTCTTGGCATGGCATGGACGTTAACAAAAAACTTAGGAGTTTTACAACATGTCTGGCGGGAAAAGATAACTCCGGGTGCGAAATACAGGGGCAGCCCAATCGCTCAACAGATAAACGTTGTTTGAGATATGATTGTTCATAAAACATTGcgcttcattttaaaataacgaagtaaAGATTTGAATTTCACTGACcgagtaagaagtaagaaaatttaacgaGAGGGACGACAGTAAAGTTTTGTATGATTATTACAGCAGTTGAAACTAACGGTTACAAGTAGACaaattaatgtcaaaaaaggtATCACGgctttaattatttgtgaCTGACCTATCCTATGATctggaatttatttaaaatgcataCGCGAGATAATTTTATCATGATGGCGATGGCGGCATAAATATGAAATCGGGACAAAGGGACGTTAAATCGTCAGGATGCAGCCATCAGCGGGTTCCCTTTGTTTTTACTTGAACGCCATACGCGGCTCTAACACAATATACAAATCACCAAAATGTAACCGCCCCGCGCCCACACGTTCATTGCGTCCGTGTTTTGACGACTCCGTCATTCCTTTGTCTAAATACTGCTACATCTGAATTCTACATTACATTATGTAAGAAtaataaagagaaatatcaaaccgacaaaaacatattatattttatcttgttCAATTATGTTTCCTTTAATATGTCTCTATTTACTTAGTTTCTAGTTCGTAGCAAAATAGGTAACAGTATTGTTGTAATACAAGGAGAGTGCCACTAAACtaataagtaacaaaaatatattgcaataCACTGCAGTAAAATGTTGTTCTCTGCTCAAAGAGAATAATACGACAGCTTGTTGTCAGTGCATTGGcaatgtaaattgaaatgaaactGGTGCTACAAAATATACCACAAGTATGGAGATCAAATACACTATCAGTCGCGAGGATGCATCACTGCATAGGTACATAAGTTTTTTCATCAACTTCGCTTACAACtacttaatagaaaaaaactaactgCCACACAGAGAAGCTTAATAAGGAAATAGCCAATCCAACTACACTGAGAATGGAAGGTTGTTAGGTAGCAGTAGAGCGGAGCGAATGTCTGCAGCGGTGGGAGCGGCCGGTTCGTTGAGCTTAGCCTCGTAGTACTTGGTGTCGCCATCTTGCACTTCCTGTATGTTGGCGATATTCAAAAAGTCCATCTGGCTCTGTGGCAGAACGGTGTGCGTATAAGTGTCCACATCGATGACAACGTCGCCGTCGTCGAGGTGCGAGCGCATATGGAACTTGAGGTGGCTGCTCTGCTTGAAGCGGCGACCGCACACGCGGCACTCGAACGGTTGGATGTTGGTATGCGTGCGCATGTGCTGCCGAAGGTGCACCGACTGCGAGAAACACTTGCTGCAGATGACGCACTTGAACGGTTTTACTTTCGTATGGGTGCGGATGTGCTGGTCGAGGCCCGCTTTCTGTGTGAATGCTTTCGGACAGAAGGTGCACTCGTAGGGACGTATGCCAGTGTGCATGCGCATGTGCTGCTGCAGCCCGCCCTGCTGCGTGAATCGCTTGTCGCAAATAGAGCACTGATGCGGCTTCATTTTCATATGAAAGATACGATTGTGTTCCTCTTGATCGGAACTAGACATAAAATTCTCCCCACAAATACGACAAGAAAATGCTATAGTCGATGTTGTTTCTTGTAAACCCGCAGGCTTTGACTCCTCAAACTCTTTGTATAGACTTTTCTCGCAGACTTGGCAGCGCAAGGCCGCCTTCCGCCTCTTTGTGTGTTCTTCGCGATAGTGAAGAGAGTATTCGCAACAGTTGAAAAACATCTCCTGACATTGAAGATCTGGTCGCAAGGCCAATGTCGCAGAGCAAGTAAAAGGACctctgtaaaataattgtacttCTTAGATGAAAATATTGTCTTAGACAACTTTATACGTATGTATATAGCGTATTTTTACATCACGAATACAtcgaaatataacaaaaatttaaccCCTGTATAGTACCTACAGGACTGAGTCTAGTTATAAAAATCTGGTAgaggtaaatttaatatatttgttatcatCACTAGACGATACCGTTTactattttactttacaatttgttattttatattaaccttAAATCAACAGTCTGTCTCCCTTGCTTAATTTGTGTGCGTCTTAGTATACCGGGGCGGCGGTATCCTTTCAATGCGTTCGGATCTATGTCGTCCCCTTCAACTTTTAATAGTATGTAACttgtattttcattaaaataacacCTCTTGTTTCCATCGACGATCGTTGTTTCCTTGTTACCTTCAAAGTTACTTGGTATAAATTGAAATCCGCGAAGTCCTTCGAAACCCTGAAAATAACATTGCCTTCTACGAGGAccatacaacatttttaaagggCGAAtgaacaagaaaaaaataattttacaaaagtgaGTATgatattgaaagaaaaattacaatttaggtaatgaaatgaaatctttatataaaactagcttttacccgcgactccgtccgcgcggaataaaaaatagaaaacggggtaaaaattatcctatgtccgtttcctggttctaagctacctccccatcaattttcaggtaaatcagttcgaccgatcttgagttataaatagtgtaactaacacgactttcttttatataggaGGTCAGCTCAAAGCGGCCACAGGAGGCAAAGCggtcattattaatatttcggTTATTTGAAATGAGAGCGCGAACGTTGCCATTTTGTCACATAAGGAACCTCTCACCCCGTGCCAGGCAGTCCTTCGGGACCGTTGGGAGCGATCCCTTGACCACGGCgtcgaaaataatatttttacatgttttgttaaaaaaatgcaaggTAAGTTCATCCTGTTTTGATCATacctctttttatttaaatcctttTATGATACGTatattgtttcttatctatttGGCTTGAGTTGTGCAAAATTTACTCAAAcgtaaatgtataaaagtatGAGTAGccgaattttaaaacaaaatggccgAATAAGGTAAAGGTATAAATAAGGTGGGCAAAGCGGCCAACTGACCGCTTTGCccatattaaaagtattatggTTAGATAGATAatggtaaattattttatttagatggTGAACAATTATAAGAGAAAAACCAGCCAGGCATCATGGGATGAAAATCTTATGGCACGGGCGATCAAAGAGATAAATGATAAGCGGGGATCTGTTAAGTCTATcgaacttaaatataatatcccTCGCACTACTCTAAGAAGACACATTGCGACAGGATCTGCGAAAAAGAAACTTGGCAGATATAAAGCCGTGTTTACTCCACAGCAGGAAGAAGAACTCTTAGAGTACGTATTTCATAtggataatattttctttggaCTAACAAAGGAGGACTTTTTGCATCTCATTTTCCAGTATGCTGAAGCAAACAATATTCCTAATCCTTTTAAGAATGGAACTGCCGGCCACGATTTTTACAAAGGATTTATTAAGCGTCATCCTAATTTGACCTTACGACGACCTGAACCTACGTCTATAGCCAGAGCCCGTGGATTTAACAGATCCCaagtatatagattttttgaCCTCCTTGAAACTGAAATTGAGAAGCACCAAATTGATGCTATGCGCCTCTATAATATGGATGAGACGGGTATTCAAACGTCTTCCAACAAACCACCTAGAGTTTTAACAACACTGGGTAAAAAGCAAGTGGGTTTCATTGCCAGTACTGAGCGAGGAAGAACGACCACAGTTATTTGTTGCTGTAACGCCGCGGGATCATTCCTACCACCCTTAATGATTTTTGCACGGAAAAGAATGGCACCGAACCTTCTAGATGGAGCGCCGCCTGGCACACAGGCAATTGTAAGTGATAATGGGTGGACCAATGGCACTGTTTTCTTGGACTGGCTTCGTTTCTTCATAGATACAGTCCGTCCGACGGCAGAAAAAAAAGTACTGCTTATCATGGATAATCATGAGTCGCATAAATACTTACCAGCCTTAGAATTCGCCTCCAAGTGTCATGTCATATTTGTATCACTGGCACCACACACTACACACAGGATGCAACCACTAGATCTATGTGTTTATGGGCCATTAAAGACATATTTTGAGCGTAGTGTAGCGATTTTCCAGAAAACATATGTGGGTCGTATAATCAATCAAAAATATGTCGCCAGATTGTTCGGTACTGCCTATTTGCGAGCTGCAACAACCCAGAATGCTGTCAGTGGTTTCGAGAAAACGGGCTTGTGGCCTCCAAATAGACATATCTTTGATGATTCTGAATTTTTGCCCGCAAGAACCATGGAGACCCGATACCAatgttctttatatttttggacatttttatttcgtcaagtatgttaaatgaaaaaaaaaacaattaaacgcAGTATCTTTGGAGCTGGC
This DNA window, taken from Papilio machaon chromosome Z, ilPapMach1.1, whole genome shotgun sequence, encodes the following:
- the LOC123723461 gene encoding MFS-type transporter clz9-like, whose translation is MVNNYKRKTSQASWDENLMARAIKEINDKRGSVKSIELKYNIPRTTLRRHIATGSAKKKLGRYKAVFTPQQEEELLEYVFHMDNIFFGLTKEDFLHLIFQYAEANNIPNPFKNGTAGHDFYKGFIKRHPNLTLRRPEPTSIARARGFNRSQVYRFFDLLETEIEKHQIDAMRLYNMDETGIQTSSNKPPRVLTTLGKKQVGFIASTERGRTTTVICCCNAAGSFLPPLMIFARKRMAPNLLDGAPPGTQAIVSDNGWTNGTVFLDWLRFFIDTVRPTAEKKVLLIMDNHESHKYLPALEFASKCHVIFVSLAPHTTHRMQPLDLCVYGPLKTYFERSVAIFQKTYVGRIINQKYVARLFGTAYLRAATTQNAKQLFVQNHHSMLLEDDQNSHDFALPSRCRMLWYKNYN
- the LOC106716979 gene encoding zinc finger protein 90 homolog, yielding MLYGPRRRQCYFQGFEGLRGFQFIPSNFEGNKETTIVDGNKRCYFNENTSYILLKVEGDDIDPNALKGYRRPGILRRTQIKQGRQTVDLRGPFTCSATLALRPDLQCQEMFFNCCEYSLHYREEHTKRRKAALRCQVCEKSLYKEFEESKPAGLQETTSTIAFSCRICGENFMSSSDQEEHNRIFHMKMKPHQCSICDKRFTQQGGLQQHMRMHTGIRPYECTFCPKAFTQKAGLDQHIRTHTKVKPFKCVICSKCFSQSVHLRQHMRTHTNIQPFECRVCGRRFKQSSHLKFHMRSHLDDGDVVIDVDTYTHTVLPQSQMDFLNIANIQEVQDGDTKYYEAKLNEPAAPTAADIRSALLLPNNLPFSV